Proteins encoded together in one Amblyraja radiata isolate CabotCenter1 chromosome 11, sAmbRad1.1.pri, whole genome shotgun sequence window:
- the LOC116978589 gene encoding protocadherin gamma-B2-like isoform X16, whose translation MGYCRIYCLGKWHLLYYMFSFWPLVSGQIRYSIPEELQLGSFVGNIAEDLGLDARELSARKFRIVPGIGKTYLDVNLDNGILFVKERIDREQLCGSSLTCLLPMEAVVENPLNVYRVEVEVLDINDNAPSFPNNQFRLEIFEVAAPGARFPLECAHDSDVGSNSLQSYRLVGNQYFALDIETRSGDEKLPVLTLVRALDREKEPTHKLQLIAKDGGIPPKSSTAEILIAVQDVNDNSPVFSQSVYRVSLHENVPKGTLVLKLNATDLDDGSNGEIEYSFTSHTSASVRELFDLHSKTGEITVKGNLDNELNRAFEINVQAADKGSAPLPVYCRVHVDITDENDNSPEVTVTSLFSPVSEDSPPGTVIALISTTDKDSGKNGEIDCQISNDLPFKLESPLTNYYKLLTVGQLDRESIPKYDVTVLCTDSGSPPLTSKKIMQVEISDVNDNGPRFSQSSYTAYVTENNVIGASIITVTASDPDMNQNGKLSYSIPGNQIHGVSVTSYVYINSENGMVFSQRSFDYEELKNFQFQVQARDSGVPSLTGNVSVEVVILDQNDNAPVILHPLPERGSTFMETMSRSAEPGYLVTKVSAMDADSGQNARLSYQIGQATDPGLFTISPDTGEVWIIRGLVQKDATKQKLIIVVKDNGTPSLSASMTISLSVIDGDTQLLSDVSGFLDDAAFKSALSFYLVISLGAISSIFLLILIVLAVKVHKSRSGFGVYSCYGDVCCCYRPRRSFNGIQKASRNIQIPPNYVEVFGGDPLSQSFRYGTNSTLGCTKRDSRFPDTCSSSAMAYKVGGGPNEKYDYLHSQAPANDRNTVNAEVKQPNADWHFSQAHRAELNSSQYLEEEGARREIQCEVQREVQRDVQREPLRDEPCEAPRNIQRDVPRDSHCDGQRAAENDPGGPRKPMCARPPAIPEIVEASPIRAPGDQSWTPRLAVKFTAHRQAADYLHNVYIPGTTTTLSGKSTTEREGKKSFITFGKKKKSGK comes from the exons ATGGGATATTGTAGAATATATTGCTTGGGAAAATGGCATCTGCTGTACTATATGTTCTCCTTCTGGCCTCTGGTTTCGGGACAAATTCGTTATTCTATTCCAGAAGAACTGCAGCTTGGTTCCTTTGTTGGTAATATCGCAGAGGATTTGGGTTTGGATGCGAGAGAGCTCTCGGCTAGAAAATTTCGCATCGTGCCCGGGATCGGCAAAACATATTTGGACGTGAATTTAGACAATGGGATTTTGTTTGTGAAGGAACGTATCGACAGGGAGCAGCTTTGTGGATCGAGCCTTACTTGCCTTTTACCCATGGAAGCCGTGGTGGAAAATCCTTTAAATGTCTATCGGGTCGAAGTGGAGGTTTTAGACATCAATGACAACGCTCCTAGTTTTCCAAATAATCAGTTCCGTCTTGAAATCTTTGAAGTGGCGGCGCCGGGTGCCCGCTTCCCTCTCGAGTGCGCGCACGATTCAGACGTGGGAAGCAACTCCCTACAAAGCTATCGCCTGGTTGGGAATCAGTACTTCGCGCTCGACATTGAGACCCGCAGTGGGGATGAGAAGCTGCCGGTGTTAACGCTGGTGAGGGCATTGGATAGAGAGAAAGAACCAACTCACAAGTTACAACTAATTGCAAAAGACGGTGGGATCCCTCCAAAATCATCCACTGCTGAAATACTAATCGCAGTACAGGATGTCAACGACAACTCTCCAGTGTTCTCGCAGTCGGTGTATAGGGTCAGCCTACATGAAAACGTGCCCAAAGGAACACTAGTGCTAAAGCTTAATGCCACTGACCTGGACGATGGTTCTAATGGGGAGATAGAATATTCCTTTACCAGCCACACCTCCGCCTCGGTACGTGAATTGTTTGATCTACATTCTAAAACGGGGGAAATCACAGTGAAGGGAAATTTGGACAATGAGTTAAACCGTGCCTTCGAAATCAACGTCCAGGCAGCAGATAAAGGCTCTGCCCCACTACCTGTGTACTGCCGTGTTCATGTGGATATTACAGACGAGAATGACAACTCTCCCGAGGTGACGGTAACTTCTTTATTCAGTCCAGTTAGCGAAGACTCTCCTCCGGGGACCGTGATAGCTCTGATTAGCACTACAGATAAAGACTCTGGGAAAAACGGAGAGATTGATTGTCAAATTTCAAACGACCTTCCCTTTAAGCTGGAATCGCCCTTAACAAACTATTACAAACTGTTAACCGTGGGGCAATTGGATCGCGAAAGTATCCCCAAGTACGATGTCACTGTACTTTGCACTGATTCAGGATCGCCCCCACTTACTTCCAAGAAGATCATGCAGGTGGAGATCTCGGATGTAAATGACAACGGGCCTCGTTTCAGCCAATCTTCATATACAGCTTATGTGACGGAGAACAACGTCATAGGAGCCTCGATCATAACAGTGACTGCTTCAGATCCTGATATGAACCAAAATGGCAAACTATCTTATTCCATTCCCGGAAACCAGATCCACGGTGTGTCGGTAACCAGCTACGTGTATATTAATTCAGAGAATGGAATGGTATTTTCGCAAAGAAGTTTTGATTATGAGGAGCTCAAAAACTTCCAGTTCCAGGTACAAGCACGGGATAGCGGAGTCCCGTCACTCACGGGCAATGTTTCCGTGGAGGTTGTTATTCTTGACCAGAACGACAATGCCCCGGTTATTCTCCACCCATTGCCTGAACGTGGATCAACATTCATGGAGACCATGTCTCGCTCTGCAGAACCAGGTTATTTGGTTACCAAAGTGTCGGCCATGGATGCTGACTCGGGTCAGAATGCTCGCCTCTCCTACCAGATCGGCCAGGCCACTGACCCGGGACTGTTCACCATTTCACCTGACACGGGCGAGGTATGGATTATCCGTGGATTGGTACAGAAAGATGCGACCAAGCAAAAGCTAATAATTGTGGTGAAAGACAACGGAACGCCGTCGCTTTCAGCTTCCATGACCATCAGTTTGTCGGTGATCGATGGGGATACCCAGCTACTGTCTGATGTCTCTGGTTTTCTCGACGATGCTGCTTTCAAGTCCGCGTTGAGTTTCTACTTGGTGATATCTCTGGGGGCAATTTCATCCATTTTTCTGCTGATTTTAATCGTCCTCGCCGTGAAGGTCCATAAAAGCAGAAGCGGCTTTGGTGTTTACAGTTGTTACGGGGACGTCTGCTGCTGTTATAGGCCAAGACGTTCTTTCAATGGGATTCAGAAAGCCAGCAGAAACATTCAGATACCTCCAAACTATGTGGAGGTGTTCGGAGGCGACCCGCTTTCTCAAAGTTTTCGCTATGGAACTAATTCGACTTTAGGTTGCACTAAGAGAGATTCACGGTTTCCCGACACGTGTAGTTCATCCGCAATGGCATATAAAGTCGGGGGTGGTCCTAATGAGAAATACGATTACCTGCACTCGCAAGCTCCTGCAAATGATAGAAACACTGTAAATGCTGAG GTGAAACAACCAAACGCTGACTGGCATTTCTCACAGGCTCACAGAGCAGAACTAAACAG ttcccagtaTCTGGAGGAGGAAGGAGCACGACGTGAAATACAATGTGAAGTCCAGCGTGAGGTGCAGCGGGACGTGCAGCGCGAGCCACTGCGTGACGAGCCCTGCGAAGCACCGCGCAATATTCAGCGTGACGTGCCGCGTGACTCGCACTGCGACGGGCAACGTGCTGCGGAGAATGATCCTGGCGGACCGAGGAAACCCATGTGCGCACGGCCTCCAGCCATCCCAG
- the LOC116978589 gene encoding protocadherin gamma-B2-like isoform X15, producing the protein MGYCRIYCLGKWHLLYYMFSFWPLVSGQIRYSIPEELQLGSFVGNIAEDLGLDARELSARKFRIVPGIGKTYLDVNLDNGILFVKERIDREQLCGSSLTCLLPMEAVVENPLNVYRVEVEVLDINDNAPSFPNNQFRLEIFEVAAPGARFPLECAHDSDVGSNSLQSYRLVGNQYFALDIETRSGDEKLPVLTLVRALDREKEPTHKLQLIAKDGGIPPKSSTAEILIAVQDVNDNSPVFSQSVYRVSLHENVPKGTLVLKLNATDLDDGSNGEIEYSFTSHTSASVRELFDLHSKTGEITVKGNLDNELNRAFEINVQAADKGSAPLPVYCRVHVDITDENDNSPEVTVTSLFSPVSEDSPPGTVIALISTTDKDSGKNGEIDCQISNDLPFKLESPLTNYYKLLTVGQLDRESIPKYDVTVLCTDSGSPPLTSKKIMQVEISDVNDNGPRFSQSSYTAYVTENNVIGASIITVTASDPDMNQNGKLSYSIPGNQIHGVSVTSYVYINSENGMVFSQRSFDYEELKNFQFQVQARDSGVPSLTGNVSVEVVILDQNDNAPVILHPLPERGSTFMETMSRSAEPGYLVTKVSAMDADSGQNARLSYQIGQATDPGLFTISPDTGEVWIIRGLVQKDATKQKLIIVVKDNGTPSLSASMTISLSVIDGDTQLLSDVSGFLDDAAFKSALSFYLVISLGAISSIFLLILIVLAVKVHKSRSGFGVYSCYGDVCCCYRPRRSFNGIQKASRNIQIPPNYVEVFGGDPLSQSFRYGTNSTLGCTKRDSRFPDTCSSSAMAYKVGGGPNEKYDYLHSQAPANDRNTVNAEVKQPNADWHFSQAHRAELNSSQYLEEEGARREIQCEVQREVQRDVQREPLRDEPCEAPRNIQRDVPRDSHCDGQRAAENDPGGPRKPMCARPPAIPDPLTPGARISNSSVEFSAFPVGSHHGPWAANQTRDCGSVADSGTRRPELDTETGGEIHRSPPSSRLPTQRLHSRDHHHALRQIND; encoded by the exons ATGGGATATTGTAGAATATATTGCTTGGGAAAATGGCATCTGCTGTACTATATGTTCTCCTTCTGGCCTCTGGTTTCGGGACAAATTCGTTATTCTATTCCAGAAGAACTGCAGCTTGGTTCCTTTGTTGGTAATATCGCAGAGGATTTGGGTTTGGATGCGAGAGAGCTCTCGGCTAGAAAATTTCGCATCGTGCCCGGGATCGGCAAAACATATTTGGACGTGAATTTAGACAATGGGATTTTGTTTGTGAAGGAACGTATCGACAGGGAGCAGCTTTGTGGATCGAGCCTTACTTGCCTTTTACCCATGGAAGCCGTGGTGGAAAATCCTTTAAATGTCTATCGGGTCGAAGTGGAGGTTTTAGACATCAATGACAACGCTCCTAGTTTTCCAAATAATCAGTTCCGTCTTGAAATCTTTGAAGTGGCGGCGCCGGGTGCCCGCTTCCCTCTCGAGTGCGCGCACGATTCAGACGTGGGAAGCAACTCCCTACAAAGCTATCGCCTGGTTGGGAATCAGTACTTCGCGCTCGACATTGAGACCCGCAGTGGGGATGAGAAGCTGCCGGTGTTAACGCTGGTGAGGGCATTGGATAGAGAGAAAGAACCAACTCACAAGTTACAACTAATTGCAAAAGACGGTGGGATCCCTCCAAAATCATCCACTGCTGAAATACTAATCGCAGTACAGGATGTCAACGACAACTCTCCAGTGTTCTCGCAGTCGGTGTATAGGGTCAGCCTACATGAAAACGTGCCCAAAGGAACACTAGTGCTAAAGCTTAATGCCACTGACCTGGACGATGGTTCTAATGGGGAGATAGAATATTCCTTTACCAGCCACACCTCCGCCTCGGTACGTGAATTGTTTGATCTACATTCTAAAACGGGGGAAATCACAGTGAAGGGAAATTTGGACAATGAGTTAAACCGTGCCTTCGAAATCAACGTCCAGGCAGCAGATAAAGGCTCTGCCCCACTACCTGTGTACTGCCGTGTTCATGTGGATATTACAGACGAGAATGACAACTCTCCCGAGGTGACGGTAACTTCTTTATTCAGTCCAGTTAGCGAAGACTCTCCTCCGGGGACCGTGATAGCTCTGATTAGCACTACAGATAAAGACTCTGGGAAAAACGGAGAGATTGATTGTCAAATTTCAAACGACCTTCCCTTTAAGCTGGAATCGCCCTTAACAAACTATTACAAACTGTTAACCGTGGGGCAATTGGATCGCGAAAGTATCCCCAAGTACGATGTCACTGTACTTTGCACTGATTCAGGATCGCCCCCACTTACTTCCAAGAAGATCATGCAGGTGGAGATCTCGGATGTAAATGACAACGGGCCTCGTTTCAGCCAATCTTCATATACAGCTTATGTGACGGAGAACAACGTCATAGGAGCCTCGATCATAACAGTGACTGCTTCAGATCCTGATATGAACCAAAATGGCAAACTATCTTATTCCATTCCCGGAAACCAGATCCACGGTGTGTCGGTAACCAGCTACGTGTATATTAATTCAGAGAATGGAATGGTATTTTCGCAAAGAAGTTTTGATTATGAGGAGCTCAAAAACTTCCAGTTCCAGGTACAAGCACGGGATAGCGGAGTCCCGTCACTCACGGGCAATGTTTCCGTGGAGGTTGTTATTCTTGACCAGAACGACAATGCCCCGGTTATTCTCCACCCATTGCCTGAACGTGGATCAACATTCATGGAGACCATGTCTCGCTCTGCAGAACCAGGTTATTTGGTTACCAAAGTGTCGGCCATGGATGCTGACTCGGGTCAGAATGCTCGCCTCTCCTACCAGATCGGCCAGGCCACTGACCCGGGACTGTTCACCATTTCACCTGACACGGGCGAGGTATGGATTATCCGTGGATTGGTACAGAAAGATGCGACCAAGCAAAAGCTAATAATTGTGGTGAAAGACAACGGAACGCCGTCGCTTTCAGCTTCCATGACCATCAGTTTGTCGGTGATCGATGGGGATACCCAGCTACTGTCTGATGTCTCTGGTTTTCTCGACGATGCTGCTTTCAAGTCCGCGTTGAGTTTCTACTTGGTGATATCTCTGGGGGCAATTTCATCCATTTTTCTGCTGATTTTAATCGTCCTCGCCGTGAAGGTCCATAAAAGCAGAAGCGGCTTTGGTGTTTACAGTTGTTACGGGGACGTCTGCTGCTGTTATAGGCCAAGACGTTCTTTCAATGGGATTCAGAAAGCCAGCAGAAACATTCAGATACCTCCAAACTATGTGGAGGTGTTCGGAGGCGACCCGCTTTCTCAAAGTTTTCGCTATGGAACTAATTCGACTTTAGGTTGCACTAAGAGAGATTCACGGTTTCCCGACACGTGTAGTTCATCCGCAATGGCATATAAAGTCGGGGGTGGTCCTAATGAGAAATACGATTACCTGCACTCGCAAGCTCCTGCAAATGATAGAAACACTGTAAATGCTGAG GTGAAACAACCAAACGCTGACTGGCATTTCTCACAGGCTCACAGAGCAGAACTAAACAG ttcccagtaTCTGGAGGAGGAAGGAGCACGACGTGAAATACAATGTGAAGTCCAGCGTGAGGTGCAGCGGGACGTGCAGCGCGAGCCACTGCGTGACGAGCCCTGCGAAGCACCGCGCAATATTCAGCGTGACGTGCCGCGTGACTCGCACTGCGACGGGCAACGTGCTGCGGAGAATGATCCTGGCGGACCGAGGAAACCCATGTGCGCACGGCCTCCAGCCATCCCAG